One window of the Dermacentor andersoni chromosome 10, qqDerAnde1_hic_scaffold, whole genome shotgun sequence genome contains the following:
- the LOC140213729 gene encoding uncharacterized protein yields the protein MADMATLDDDAKLQQVKRLVAAHFALRARRNNQRKRLDVLIDAQSRQSDEIEQRIQANSFTVAAVMASCSIVHRERWTFQRNERWFEDTLPNLGENHFKQAFRVSPPTFRYLVEACRSVLERQTTRLRKPISVEKRVAVGLYRLCSSAEDRTIAHLFGIGRSTVNVLCREFCKAVIDQLEGEWLRMIRRQEMKKHMREFFALSGFPQGIGALDGCHFCVSPPKENAVDYHNYKGWYSIILLAMVDHMYRFRYINIGAPGRCHDANVYARSRLSTLVEGAYFSLPVAVIEDVEVKPIILCDQAFPLTTNLLKPFSNALPDTHEAAFNYNLSRTRRIVENAFGRLKARFRFIMKRMECTLPNAKHAIRASCILHNICEGLRDTVEQQWENEATAFDALYEQPSHTTTASTATGHQVRAALAQYFWKRATQNTMN from the exons atggctgacatggcgacactggacgacgacgctaagttgcagcaggtgaagcgattagttgctgcgCACTTTGCATTGCGAGCAAGGCGTAATAATCAGAGGAAGCGATTAGACGTTCTAATAGACGCACAGTCAAGACAGAGTGACGAAATTGAGCAGCGCATTCAAGCGAACTCGTTCACTGTTGCGGCTGTGATGGCCAGCTGTTCCATTGTTCACCGAGAGCGTTGGACATTTCAAAGAAATGAGCGCTGGTTTGAGGACACTTTGCCGAACCTTGGTGAAAATCACTTCAAGCAAGCTTTCCGTGTATCGCCGCCTACGTTCAGGTATTTGGTGGAAGCCTGCAGATCCGTCTTGGAGCGCCAAACGACACGATTGAGAAAGCCGATCTCCGTGGAAAAGCGAGTGGCGGTGGGGTTGTACAGATTGTGCTCCAGTGCAGAGGACCGAACCATCGCGCACCTTTTTGGCATCGGTAGGTCAACGGTGAACGTGCTGTGCAGAGAATTCTGCAAGGCTGTAATTGATCAGCTTGAAGGGGAATGGCTTCGCATGATCCGCCGCCAGGAAATGAAGAAACACATGAGGGAATTTTTTGCTCTGAGTGGCTTTCCTCAGGGTATTGGCGCTCTTGACGGCTGCCACTTTTGTGTGTCGCCACCTAAGGAGAACGCCGTGGATTACCACAACTATAAAGGATG GTACAGCATCATACTTCTGGCGATGGTGGATCACATGTACCGATTTCGGTACATAAATATTGGAGCTCCAGGCAGATGCCACGACGCCAACGTGTATGCAAGGTCGAGATTGTCTACGTTGGTTGAGGGCGCATACTTCTCATTGCCCGTAGCTGTGATTGAGGATGTTGAGgtgaaaccaattattctgtgtGACCAGGCATTTCCACTTACTACTAACCTCCTGAAGCCATTCTCAAATGCCTTGcccgacacacacgaagctgctTTCAACTACAACCTATCAAGGACGAGACGCATTGTCGAAAATGCATTTGGAAGGCTGAAAGCCCGCTTCAGGTTTATTATGAAAAGAATGGAGTGCACCTTACCCAATGCAAAGCATGCAATTAGGGCATCGTGTATTTTGCACAACATTTGTGAAGGTCTCAGAGACACTGTGGAACAGCAGTGGGAAAATGAAGCCACTGCATTTGATGCTCTGTATGAGCAACCATCACATACTACCACTGCATCCACTGCGACAGGTCATCAAGTCAGAGCTGCCCTTGCGCAATATTTCTGGAAACGGGCAACACAAAACACAATGAACTAA
- the LOC140213662 gene encoding uncharacterized protein, protein MSLAPNDFRNRMSSRNSFGFPLRSECVLSTPELLQNTTERLQIESRTRKEIISFKCFNELVTLKRQNMYGRWSQNVILSSSAASGLRSLPPTLCSSAILQAVDRRLVSFQQASGTAGRAMAAGRAHWSQSETFTLIRIWEDNLSDLRRAKRNQKVYAHMVEELFKAGVEKSVKETKTKIENLGNKYSVALLYFCCRDINKKKGTGCGQITWPFYWDIHKFLQALPINDDSLLHDSVCNSSSTVEQVSAMHIVQYFLINFCNSYVFKRVQVYVYEIIGTVSRKHLGNNELHFYCILFFFQLITSMEHGKDFGSDEDASVGDAALVDAEALLSTQGSASENPSPLVSDSEGSQAPTPPAARKRADRQALKKRQPSQQLLLTQVVEEQRQLRLSLEKSKEKELSMRERQLRLDEAAAEREERLITVLEKLVGK, encoded by the exons atgtcattagcaccgaatgacttccgcaatcgaatgagttcgagaaactcattcggcttccCACTTCGaagcgaatgtgtactctcaaccccagaatTACTGCAAAACACGACAGAGCGTTTGCAAATTGAAAGCCGTACTCGTAAAGAAATAATAAGCTTTAAATGTTTTAATGAACTTGTTACTTTAAAGAGACAAAATATGTACGGCAGGTGGTCGCAAAATGTTatactctccagctcagcagcgtctggcctCCGCTCCCTGCCGCCGacactctgctcgtcggccatatTGCAAGCAGTCGATCGCCGCCTCGTTTCGTTCCAGCAGGCATCAGGAACAGCGGGACGAGCAATGGCAGCGGGACGGGCACATTGGAGCCAATCAGAAACGTTTACTTTAATTAGAATTTGGGAGGACAACCTAAGCGACCTGCGTCGTGCCAAAAGGAATCAGAAAGTGTACGCGCACATGGTGGAAGAACTTTTTAAAGCCGGCGTTGAAAAAAgtgtgaaagaaacaaaaacaaagattGAAAACCTTGGAAACAAATACAG CGtggctttgctttatttctgttgCAGagacatcaataaaaaaaagggcACGGGCTGTGGCCAGATAACGTGGCCCTTTTATTGGGACATACATAAATTTCTCCAGGCACTGCCTATTAATGATGACAGCCTGCTGCATGACAGTgtctgcaacagcagcagcacagtGGAACAGGTGAGTGCAATGCATATTGTACAATACTTTCTAATAAATTTTTGCAACAGTTATGTCTTCAA ACGTGTGCAGGTTTATGTATATGAAATCATCGGAACAGTTTCTCGTAAACATTTGGGTAACAATGaattgcatttttattgtattctttttttttttcagctcatcaCGAGCATGGAGCACGGAAAAGATTTTGGCAGCGACGAGGACGCCTCGGTGGGTGATGCGGCCCTTGTAGACGCCGAAGCTCTGTTGTCAACACAGGGCTCGGCCAGTGAAAACCCGTCGCCGCTGGTGTCTGACAGCGAGGGCTCGCAAGCGCCAACACCACCAGCAGCTCGCAAGAGAGCCGATAGACAGGCCCTGAAGAAAAGGCAGCCCTCCCAGCAGTTGCTGTTGACACAAGTTGTTGAGGAGCAGCGGCAGCTTCGTCTCAGCTTAGAGAAATCAAAAGAAAAAGAGCTTAGCATGCGCGAGCGGCAATTGAGGCTCGATGAAGCTGCTGCCGAGCGGGAAGAACGCTTGATAACGGTGTTGGAAAAACTTGTTGGAAAATAG